The Drosophila biarmipes strain raj3 chromosome 2L, RU_DBia_V1.1, whole genome shotgun sequence genome has a window encoding:
- the LOC108027820 gene encoding protein Star, whose protein sequence is MSQQVFSAHPALAVEQLQQAAEQEEHNPSSSNHYQQRSAAQSRRHAKATPKKFTLSRSCAGGGGSAGTLSGVHQQKVTTSSPNPAISPESRKTLPVRTNYAAVDDDDDIECEDVDEVNFGQQEKEAGSRQPTKDCGTDETDHVQQRHKNTSTISAATTTTTSRHHHQDGGGGGGGGGDQSDLSSVISSPSVSTVSSPLSTPTRLPQALQQQQQLHCCQKSSGMESRARTSPQQNQHPHRQHHHHHQQKQHHHHHHHHHLTAAGCAGGGGGGGGSGGSGSCKAKKLDPRLNPSPYRQLLPIALCLLSFATVFATLIVYMDTTEIRHQQFRLNMSRDYELNGVAQDDPALIAFLRQIHMGKYLGKASPKVAAASTVGGGPPPPSAPRLATAGSTFGASGNSSGSGADQLAHYVADLVGGKMNGAVIQSLSGPLAHLITAPWLSEQLNWMGVLVEPEPRWYFTLRKQNAQRARMQVVHACVSPNTYPKEITIHNEDVRINSLHDEETSWFNSRVKCFPLYTIMLACERTEYDLLSLGVQGHELEILQTLPFDKVKIDVISIHLLEDHEDVHDYVLDITRFLAGKSYKLQRKIGRNYFYQRLNASASRTRKKDILLLKTP, encoded by the exons ATGTCGCAGCAAGTGTTCTCGGCGCATCCAGCGCTGGCggtggagcagctgcagcaggcggcggagcaggaggagcacaACCCAAGTAGTAGTAATCATTACCAGCAACGATCGGCGGCGCAGAGCAGGCGGCATGCCAAGGCCACGCCCAAGAAGTTCACCCTGAGCAGGAGCTGTGCTGGCGGCGGCGGATCGGCGGGAACCCTGAGCGGAGTCCACCAGCAGAAAGTCACAACCAGTTCACCAAATCCCGCCATCAGTCCGGAGTCGAGGAAAACCCTGCCGGTGCGGACAAACTACGCGGCGGtggacgacgacgatgacaTCGAGTGCGAGGATGTCGATGAGGTGAACTTTGGCCAGCAGGAGAAGGAGGCCGGTAGCCGGCAACCAACCAAAGACTGTGGCACCGATGAGACGGATCATGTGCAGCAGCGCCACAAAAACACATCGACGATATCGGCAGctacgacgacgacgacgagcaGGCATCACCACCAGgatggaggaggaggaggaggcggcggcggtgaCCAGAGTGATTTGAGCAGCGTGATCAGCTCGCCGTCGGTTAGCACAGTCTCCTCGCCCCTTTCCACGCCCACCCGGCTGCCACaggcgctgcagcagcagcagcagctgcactgTTGCCAGAAATCCAGTGGCATGGAGTCCCGGGCGAGAACGTCGCCGCAACAGAACCAGCATCCGCACAGGcaacaccaccaccaccaccagcagaagcagcaccaccatcaccaccatCATCACCACCTCACGGCAGCGGGTTGTGCgggaggaggtggtggaggAGGCGGCTCTGGAGGATCGGGATCCTGCAAGGCCAAGAAGCTCGACCCCCGACTGAATCCCTCGCCCTATCGCCAGCTATTGCCCATCGCCCTGTGCCTACTGTCCTTCGCGACTGTCTTTGCCACATTAATAGTTTACATGGATACGACAG AGATCCGCCATCAGCAGTTTCGGCTGAACATGTCGCGCGACTACGAGCTGAATGGGGTTGCCCAAGACGATCCCGCACTCATTGCATTCCTGCGCCAGATCCACATGGGCAAGTACCTGGGCAAGGCGTCGCCCAAGGTCGCGGCTGCGTCAACAGTGGGCGGAGGTCCACCGCCGCCCAGTGCCCCCCGGCTGGCCACCGCCGGCTCGACATTCGGCGCAagcggcaacagcagcggcagtggAGCCGATCAGCTGGCCCACTATGTGGCCGATCTGGTGGGCGGGAAGATGAATGGAGCGGTGATCCAGTCGCTGAGCGGGCCGCTCGCCCATCTGATCACGGCGCCCTGGCTGAGCGAGCAGCTCAACTGGATGGGCGTGCTAGTGGAGCCGGAGCCGCGATGGTACTTCACGTTGCGCAAGCAGAATGCCCAGCGGGCGCGCATGCAGGTGGTGCACGCCTGTGTCTCGCCCAATACCTATCCCAAAGAG ATTACCATACACAACGAGGATGTGCGCATCAATAGTCTGCACGACGAGGAGACCTCGTGGTTCAACTCGCGTGTCAAATGCTTTCCGCTCTACACAATCATGCTGGCATGTGAGCGCACCGAATACGATCTGCTTAGTCTGGGCGTACAGGGGCATGAGCTGGAG ATCTTGCAGACGCTGCCCTTCGACAAAGTTAAAATCGATGTGATATCGATACATTTGCTCGAGGACCACGAGGACGTACACGACTATGTGCTGGACATCACCAGGTTCCTGGCGGGCAAGTCC
- the LOC127010642 gene encoding uncharacterized protein LOC127010642 has product MRIINGKALKTTGCQEPEERGEAGDRAEQEGLREGGGPAVEVPAVLCTNCCYCVDHHCTVVPCTCAPAQQTREREKPCSAGAGASETANCASGIEFINWQWKQQMFSNVWRLLLLLALIHSSSSALPPAQKKELLCAQGKAAMHPADSD; this is encoded by the exons ATGAGAATTATAAATGGAAAAGCATTGAAGACGACTGGCTGCCAAGAGCCAGAGGAACGAggagaagccggcgatcgaGCGGAGCAGGAGGGCCTCCGAGAAGGCGGAGGGCCCGCGGTGGAAGTGCCAGCCGTTTTGTGTACTAAT TGTTGCTATTGTGTTGACCACCACTGTACTGTAGTGCCGTGTACTTGTGCGCCTGCGCAACAGACGCGCGAACGAGAGAAGCCATGCTCGGCTGGAGCGGGAGCAAGTGAGACGGCCAACTGTGCGAGTGGAATCGAGTTCATCAACTGGCAGTGGAAACAGCAGATGTTTTCCAATGTTTGGCGGCTGTTGCTGCTCTTGGCTCTTATTCATTCTTCCTCCTCTGCCCTGCCCCCTGCCCAAAAAAAAG AGCTCCTTTGTGCTCAGGGCAAGGCTGCCATGCATCCAGCAGATTCGGACTAA